One window of the Sparus aurata chromosome 17, fSpaAur1.1, whole genome shotgun sequence genome contains the following:
- the LOC115567175 gene encoding uncharacterized protein LOC115567175: MSGVTVSCLVDTGSMVSTVRESFFLELFAPWGSDRLQSCHWLQLRAANGLAIPYLGYLELDVILCGKKIPRCGILVVKDPVSTESSVPGILGMNVIRRCYRELFSAHGLSFFDLPAVTQSPGPVIEALQQCHQVTTRHHVPPTGAARVRGSRVVRVPGGVMKVVASTCPEQFSGQSLLFEPPASGLPAGLLASPCFVQAVQGTAYIPVVNVGTNEVVLYPRTCLGTLSPAEVVSLPPGVTEVRSSATVSSVVAAGSEQGQVDTVDLSALAEPEQRQVRSLLQRFSSVFSAHEGDLGCTNLVSHDIPLLDDVPVRQRYRRIPPSEYEAVKTHINQLLEAQVIRESSSPYASPIVLVRKKDGSLRMCVDYRLLNAKTRKDAFPLPRIEESLDALSGAQWFSTLDLASGYNQVPVSEPDKQKTAFCTPFGLFEWNRMPFGLCNAPSTFQRLMQRMFGDQQCESLLLYLDDIIVFSSSVSQHVQRLEVVLDRLQREGLKVKLSKCSLFSEASTNHWSIRSTSYPSINSWATLKCLSSSSACDS; this comes from the coding sequence ATGAGCGGAGTCACTGTTTCCTGCTTGGTGGACACCGGGTCAATGGTGTCCACAGTCAGAGAGAGCTTCTTTCTTGAGCTCTTTGCACCTTGGGGGAGTGACCGCCTCCAGTCATGCCATTGGTTGCAGCTCCGGGCCGCTAATGGTCTTGCCATTCCCTACCTTGGTTACCTAGAACTGGATGTCATCCTTTGTGGTAAGAAGATCCCCCGCTGTGGTATTCTGGTGGTGAAGGACCCTGTCAGCACTGAATCTTCTGTTCCTGGGATTCTCGGGATGAATGTCATTCGCCGCTGCTACAGAGAACTCTTCAGCGCACATGGCCTTTCGTTCTTTGACCTGCCTGCAGTCACACAGTCTCCTGGTCCCGTCATTGAGGCCTTGCAGCAATGTCATCAGGTCACTACTCGGCACCATGTTCCACCCACCGGTGCTGCCAGGGTTCGAGGCTCCCGAGTGGTGCGAGTCCCTGGTGGTGTCATGAAGGTGGTGGCTAGCACTTGCCCTGAACAGTTCTCTGGTCAGTCTCTGCTTTTTGAGCCCCCAGCGTCTGGCTTGCCAGCTGGGCTGCTGGCTTCCCCTTGTTTTGTTCAGGCGGTACAAGGTACAGCCTACATCCCTGTAGTCAATGTCGGAACCAATGAAGTCGTCCTTTACCCACGAACCTGCCTTGGCACTCTGAGTCCTGCTGAAGTGGTCAGTCTTCCTCCAGGAGTCACGGAGGTTAGGTCCTCTGCTACTGTCTCCTCCGTGGTGGCTGCTGGTTCAGAACAGGGTCAGGTTGACACCGTTGACTTGTCTGCATTGGCAGAGCCAGAACAGAGGCAGGTCCGGTCCTTGTTGCAGAGGTTTAGTTCGGTCTTCTCTGCCCATGAAGGTGACCTTGGTTGTACGAATCTGGTTTCTCATGACATTCCTCTGCTGGATGATGTCCCGGTTCGGCAGAGATACCGACGTATTCCACCATCCGAGTATGAGGCAGTCAAGACCCACATCAACCAGCTCCTTGAAGCTCAGGTGATAAGAGAAAGCAGTAGTCCTTATGCTTCCCCGATCGTCTTGGTGCGCAAGAAGGACGGCAGCCTACGTATGTGCGTCGACTACCGCCTGCTTAATGCAAAGACACGCAAGGATGCTTTTCCTTTACCTCGCATTGAGGAGAGTCTTGACGCTCTGTCTGGGGCCCAGTGGTTTTCCACTCTCGATCTGGCGAGCGGTTACAATCAAGTACCAGTCTCGGAACCGGATAAGCAGAAAACTGCCTTTTGCACACCATTTGGGCTCTTTGAGTGGAATCGCATGCCGTTCGGGCTGTGCAATGCACCGAGCACCTTTCAGCGCCTTATGCAGAGGATGTTCGGAGACCAGCAGTGTGAATCTCTTCTTTTGTACTTGGACGACATCATTGTGTTCTCGTCCTCAGTTTCCCAGCATGTCCAACGACTGGAGGTGGTTCTGGATCGGCTCCAGAGGGAAGGTCTTAAGGTCAAGCTTTCAAAATGTTCCCTCTTCTCAGAGGCATCCACCAACCACTGGTCCATCCGTTCCACGTCGTACCCCTCGATTAACAGCTGGGCAACACTCAAATGTTTATCATCTTCCTCAGCCTGTGATTCATGA